In a single window of the Nicotiana tomentosiformis chromosome 8, ASM39032v3, whole genome shotgun sequence genome:
- the LOC138897967 gene encoding uncharacterized protein: MAQEAIVCFARVSHHSSSSTRETSYLLVYGTEVVIPAEVEIPSLRIIQEVKLSDAECVRSRYEKLALIDGKRMNTVCHGQLYQNRMARAFNKKIRSRQFTPVQLVLKRIFPHQDEAKGKFSPN; encoded by the coding sequence atggcacaaGAAGCTATTGTTTGCTTTGCTCGGGTATCGCACCACAGTTCATCATCAACTAGGGAAACTTCTTATCTActggtttatggtactgaagtcgttattcccgccgaagtggaaatcccttctttaagaattatacaagaagttaAGCTCAGCGATGCAGAATGTGTACGAAGCCGGTATGAaaaactagctctcattgatggaaaaagaatgaacacagtatgtcacggtcaactctatcagaatagaatggcaagagctttcaacaaaaagatcAGGTCGAGGCAATTCACGCCGGTGCAGTTGGTACTAAAGCGAATCTTCCCACATCAagatgaagcaaaggggaaattctcacccaactag